A genomic segment from Gracilinanus agilis isolate LMUSP501 chromosome 1, AgileGrace, whole genome shotgun sequence encodes:
- the LOC123252562 gene encoding LOW QUALITY PROTEIN: cytoskeleton-associated protein 2-like (The sequence of the model RefSeq protein was modified relative to this genomic sequence to represent the inferred CDS: inserted 3 bases in 3 codons; substituted 1 base at 1 genomic stop codon), whose product MEQRRQKLKEXYVAKRKAISGLKLPEKQITSNSNCNRKASGDRIQKVQKALKLTSTKIDDKENANRPIWRKIIPTVERNGTPLKSTNLLTNSTTDIEACYPKNCDQIIQVPSNEDNPKIHSISLSQTFRLQRNNNNYIHTHTNIYIYICIYIYDEKQFIAEKLKQDTSLLKKPVLGSYHGRVVQSKVNSFQKPSTVTDESSMTSKKTSNTVLKARPQSVNSSNLPVKGCQVTSVSVSTKSNSTATSENKTTFQHYGKKQVDFIQNKEKEAIVRTSANVTIQRKPNKKIVPLSKPVLPNVKTNLNSGKKENEAQSKCKTSGAAAIRVSEAKPASSFSTKFREDSKIVDKRSSPITEDTPISTGRTALTKESAEERRAHLVEWQNNKRRVIKRSSXNGLSVPPVLPAPPASPAPPNVELPKEKPVESFWTTIAEEDEQRLFTDKVNKIFSEYLNXNKGCPQKEVLLPLKDLIVKIPDAKKLVKYWGCLAHLEPITSPIEYNIAKYEEAILAGAQPMEEMRHAHADILTMKSQVKSNDEENVDEVCSANEEVXKLCDEVINQDKIDVGGTSAEENSESKDKDKTRNVKLQVFEREQEDKAEDSTSILGTPDKETSVSYVIKYNVSTTPYWQSVKNKMDFDENSASFKDLKFLTPVRHSRHLQEKFCKLPDMLKDHYPCVSSLEQLAELGSETSTYIFYPNTALCTTSLEEEIKQTEMKL is encoded by the exons ATGgaacaaagaagacaaaaactTAAGGAATAATATGTTGCAAAGAGAAAAGCCATTTCTGGCTTAAAATTACCAGAAAAACAGATAACCAGCAATAGTAACTGTAATAGAAAGGCATCTGGAGACAGAATCCAGAAGGTACAAAAAGCTCTGAAGCTTACTAGCACCAAAATAGATGATAAAGAAAATGCTAATAGGCCTATATGGAGAAAAATCATTCCAACAGTAGAAAGAAATGGCACTCCTTTAAAATCTACCAATTTATTGACAAATTCAACCACAGATATTGAGGCATGTTATCCTAAGAACTGTGATCAAATTATACAAGTGCCATCAAATGAAGATAACCCTAAAATTCACAGTATCTCACTTAGCCAAACCTTTCGccttcaaagaaataataataattatatacacacacacacaaatatatatatatatatatgcatatatatatatgatgaaaaaCAATTCATTGCAGAGAAATTGAAGCAAGATACTTCCTTGCTAAAGAAACCAGTCCTTGGTTCTTATCATGGTAGAGTTGTCCAATCTAAAGTTAACTCATTTCAAAAGCCATCAACAGTTACAGATGAAAGTTCTATGACAagtaagaaaacttcaaatactGTTCTTAAAGCAAGGCCTCAGTCTGTAAATAGCAGCAACTTACCTGTGAAAGGTTGTCAAGTAACATCTGTTAGTGTTTCCACTAAATCCAATAGCACTGCTACTTCTGAGAACAAAACAACTTTTCAGCATTATGGGAAAAAGCAAGTTGACTTTATCCAGAACAAGGAGAAAGAAGCCATTGTTAGAACCTCTGCCAATGTTACTATCCAAAGAAAGCCTAATAAAAAGATAGTACCTCTATCAAAGCCAGTACTACCAAATGTCAAGACAAACCTGAATTctggtaaaaaagaaaatgaagctcaaTCAAAATGTAAGACATCTGGAGCTGCAGCCATTCGTGTTTCTGAAGCCAAACCTGCTTCATCTTTCAGTACCAAATTCAGGGAGGATTCCAAAATTGTTGATAAGAGAAGT TCACCTATAACAGAAGATACACCAATCAGTACAGGAAGAACTGCCTTAACCAAAGAATCAGCAGAAGAGAGAAGAGCTCATCTAGTTGAATGgcaaaataacaaaagaagagTAATTAAAAGATCAT AAAATGGTCTCTCTGTTCCACCTGTTCTACCTGCTCCACCTGCTTCACCTGCTCCACCCAATGTGGAATTACCAAAAGAAAAACCAGTTGAATCTTTCTGGACCACCATAGCAGAAGAAGATGAGCAAAGATTATTCACTGataaagttaataaaatattttctgaatatcTGA TTAATAAGGGATGTCCACAGAAAGAAGTACTTTTACCACTGAAAGACCTCATTGTAAAAATTCCAGATGCCAAGAAACTTGTTAAATATTGGGGATGCCTTGCACACCTTGAACCAATTACAAGCCCTATTGAATATAACATAGCAAAATATGAAGAAGCCATTCTTGCTGGGGCTCAGCCTATGGAAGAAATGCGACATGCACATGCAGATATTCTAACAATGAAGAGTCAAGTGAAGAGTAATGATGAGGAGAATGTTGATGAGGTTTGTTCAGCTAATGAAGAGG AAAAATTATGTGACGAAGTTATAAATCAGGATAAAATTGATGTAGGTGGGACATCAGCAGAGGAAAATTCAGAatcaaaagataaagataaaacaagGAATGTAAAACTACAGGTGTTTGAAAGAGAGCAAGAGGATAAAGCAGAAGATTCAACAAGTATTTTAGGTACTCCTGATAAGGAAACCAGTGTGTCTTATGTCATTAAATATAATGTGTCAACTACTCCATACTGGCAAAGTGTGAAAAACAAGATGGATTTTGATGAAAATAGTGCTTCATTTAAGGACTTGAAGTTTCTGACACCAGTGAGGCATTCTCGGCATCTTCAGGAAAAGTTTTGTAAATTACCAGATATGTTAAAAGACCATTATCCCTGCGTTTCTTCACTGGAACAGTTAGCAGAACTGGGAAGTGAAACCAGTACTTATATATTCTATCCAAATACTGCATTATGTACAACTTCacttgaagaagaaataaaacaaacagaaatgaaactttaa